The Salvia splendens isolate huo1 chromosome 21, SspV2, whole genome shotgun sequence genome includes a window with the following:
- the LOC121784088 gene encoding uncharacterized protein LOC121784088, whose product MNFGWWIDFTKTDVLSFSVILGLFKVNGQSLSSFFWLVIHQSVIPSNLQYAAIIALRRLPLDPGNPAFLHRAAQGVLFSDPVAVRHSLEILSELASKDLYAVAMALGNVQPGGALHDVLHLRDVLARVALAKLCHTVARARVLDGCRMVLIK is encoded by the exons ATGAACTTTGGGTG GTGGATTGATTTTACTAAAACTGACGTATTAAGCTTTTCCGTGATTTTGGGACTGTTTAAAGTAAATGGTCAATCACTTTCATCTTTCTTTTGGTTGGTAATTCATCAGTCGGTCATACCAAGCAATTTGCAATATGCAGCCATAATTGCTTTGAGAAGACTCCCTCTGGATCCAGGAAATCCTGCATTTCTCCACCGGGCTGCACAGGG TGTTTTGTTCTCTGATCCAGTAGCAGTGAGACATTCCCTGGAAATTCTATCTGAATTAGCTTCAAAAGATCTATACGCAGTCGCGATGGCATTAG GAAATGTCCAACCTGGGG GGGCCCTGCACGATGTCCTTCATTTGCGTGACGTTCTTGCTAGAGTTGCACTTGCTAAGTTGTGTCATACTGTGGCCAGAGCTCGAGTTTTGGATG GCTGCAGGATGGTACTGATTAAGTAG
- the LOC121784089 gene encoding uncharacterized protein LOC121784089, whose amino-acid sequence MSSNSTFGFWATLLRRGRYSSRVVSPEITVGDAESGARASYLVRVLDKVTVAAREGPLELPALGLQLSEACKEAANATLEKKQVVPSSSFESSDLLRTYHGADFSLQQGVTFSKSSSPNMIATSPTIRLSDEALTLPKRVTPYSFANTTTSSSTAVHSARLRPSPPRQNAPLPIAPASIFIKTYH is encoded by the exons ATGAGTTCGAACAGTACGTTCGG ATTCTGGGCGACATTGCTACGGCGGGGAAGATACTCGTCCAGAGTCGTATCACCGGAAATCACTGTCGGGGATGCGGAGAGTGGCGCACGAGCTTCGTATCTCGTCCGGGTCCTGGACAAAGTGACGGTGGCGGCCAGAGAAGGGCCGCTAGAGCTGCCTGCATTGGGCCTTCAGTTGTCTGAGGCATGTAAGGAGGCCGCAAACGCAACACTGGAAAAAAAG CAGGTTGTGCCTTCCTC ATCCTTTGAAAGCTCTGATCTTTTAAGGACCTACCACGGCGCAGACTTCTCCCTACAGCAGGGCGTGACCTTCTCTAAAAGCTCCAGTCCCAACATGATTGCCACGTCACCGACTATCCGCCTGAGTGACGAGGCGCTGACACTCCCCAAAAGGGTGACACCCTACTCTTTCGCCAACACCACTACTTCCAGTTCTACCGCGGTCCATTCCGCACGGCTGCGCCCCTCCCCTCCTCGCCAGAACGCCCCCTTGCCGATCGCCCCCGCTTCAATCTTTATTAAGACTTATCATTAA